The sequence AACGGCTTATATTTTTTTATTTCATTTATAGTAAATTCAATGTCTCTTTCGTATTTGGCATCTTTAAGATCCCATGTATCCGGGTTATGACAATATTTACATCTTAGGGGACACCCTTGTGTAAATACAATAAATCTGATACCAGGCCCGTCTACGGTCCCGCAACTTTCAAATGAATGTAGTTTTCCTGTTAATTTCATCTCTTTCATCTCCTTCACTTTACCCTCTCTCCAAGGGAGAAAATTTATATAATTTTATTCTTTATTCTGACAACAGGTTGTTCTCTTACAACAAAGAAGAGAGGTATTATTATTATTATAACATAAAAGTGGCAGTTAAAATTAATTAACTACCACTTTTTTCAAACTATAACTTTTTATTACATAGTTGAGTTAATAGTTCTTCTTATAACATCTAATTGTTGTTCCTTAGTTAATCTAACAAAGTTAACTGCATATCCAGATACTCTGATAGTTAATTGAGGATATAATTCAGGTCTTTCCATAGCGTCTTCTAATAATGATCTATCGAATACGTTAACGTTTAAATGCTGTCCGCCAGTTGGAGAGAAATATCCATCCATTAATGAGATTAGGTTGTTTCTTCTGATAGAATCATCTTTTCCTAAAGCTCCTGGAGTTATAGCAAATGTGTAAGAGATACCGTCATTTGCATGTTCAAATGGTAACTTTGCAACAGATGACATAGCAGCAATTGCTCCTCTTCTGTCTCTACCGTGCATAGGGTTAGCTCCTGGACCAAATGGTTCTCCAGCTCTTCTACCGTCTGGTGTATTACCTGTCTTCTTTCCGTATACTACGTTTGAAGTGATAGTTAATAATGATTGAGTAGGTCTAGCCCCTCTGTACATGTGGTGAGTTCTGATCTTGTTCATGAAGTTTTTAGTGATCATGATAGCCAATTCATCAGTTTCGTCATCGTTGTTTCCGAATGGAGTGTAATCTCCTTCGATCTCATAGTCAACTGCTAATCCTTCTTCATTTCTGATTACTTTTACCTTAGCATTTTTGATAGCTGCTAACGAGTCAGCAACGATTGAGATTCCTGCAATTCCATGAGCTTGTGTTCTGTCTATTTCTAAATCATGTAATGACATTTGGAATGCTTCGTAAGCATACTTGTCATGCATGTAATGAATTATGTTTAATGCTTTTCCATATACTTTAGATAACCATTCCATACTTTGGTCAAACTTTTCCATAACTTCGTCGAAGTCTAAGTATTCAGATGTGATAGGAGCAAATTGAGGACCTACTTGTACCCCGCTCTTCTCGTCTTTTCCACCATTGATAGCATATAATAATGCTTTTGGTAAGTTTACTCTGGCACCGAAGAATTGCATTCCTTTACCTATTTTCATAGGAGATACACAACAAGCGATTCCATAGTCATCACCAAATTGGTTTCTCATAAGATCATCATTTTCATATTGTAATGATGATGTATCCATTGATACCTTAGCACAGAATTCCTTGAAGTTTTCTGGTAAGCTAGGTGACCATAATACTGTTAAGTTTGGCTCAGGTGCTGCACCTAAGTTATATAAAGTGTTTAATGTTCTGAATGAAGTTCTAGTTACTAAAGTTCTTCCGTCTACACCCATTCCACCAATTGATTCTGTGATCCATGTAGGATCTCCTGAGAATAATTCATTGTATGCTGGTGGTCTTAAGAATCTTACAATTCTTAACTTCATAACGAATTGGTCGATATACTCTTGAGCCTCTTCTTCAGTGATGATTCCTTCAGCAATATCTTTTTCAATATATATATCTAAGAAAGTAGATACTCTTCCTAATGACATAGCAGCTCCATCTTGGTGCTTAGTAGCAGCAAGGTATGCGAAATATGTCCATTGGATAGCTTCCTTTGCATTTGTAGCCGGCTTAGATACATCGAATCCGTATGCATTACACATCTTGATTAAAGCTTTTAAAGATGCAATTTGTTGTGCAACTTCTTCTCTGCTTCTGATGATATCTTCAGTCATCTCATTTGTATTTAAAGATTCCTTTTGAGCAATCTTATCTTCTATTAATCTGTCTACACCATAAAGAGCTACTCTTCTGTAATCTCCTATGATTCTTCCTCTTCCGTATGCATCTGGTAAACCAGTGATGATTCCAGATCTTCTAGCTGCTTTGATGTCATCTGTATAAGCTGAGAATACTCCATCATTATGAGTTATTCTATTGTTTTTGAAGAATTCAGCTGTTACTGGATCCATTTCGTACCCGTAAGATTCTAATGCGTTTTGAACAGTTCTTAATCCGCCTTTAGGGAACATTGCTCTCTTTAATGGTGCATCAGTTTGTAACCCTACAATACTTTCTAAGTCTTTCTCTATATATCCTGCTCCATATGCTGCTACATCTGAAGGCATTTTAGTCTCTGCGTCGTAGACACCTTTTTCTATTTCTACTTTAAACATTTCTGTTAATTTATCCCATAATTTTTTAGAGTTATCAGTAGCACCTGCTAAAAATTCATCTCCACCTTCATATGGTGTATAGTTACTTTGTATAAAATCTCTTACATTGATCTCTTCTTTCCAAAGATCTCCTTTGAAGTTATTTAAATAATTGCTCATTTTATTCCTCCTAATTCTAAAATAGTCTTACTATGTGAAAAGTATAACAGTTTGAATAAAAAAAGTCAATAGTTTTTATTCATTATAATTTAACTTTTTTCATCATTATTAAGTTTGAGTTAACATCAACCTTTTACTTTGACTTACAAATTTCTCCATATTGTAACTTATAACCCGTTAAATTACAAACTTTATTTACTTTTTCACTTGTTTTTTATCGAAATCGTCGACTTATATATTTATACCGGATAAAAGGTTCGTTTTCCGAATATATTGTATCGCTTTTTTGGTGCTTGTGAAAAAAATATTTGTGATTTAAGGTTGAAAACAAAATATTAAATACTCATTTTTTAGCATTAAAGATTAAAAAGTATTAATTTTAGAGTTCATCCCATCCCTCTATGGAGGAACTCATATTGTACGAAGTTACATTTCCTTCAAAGAAATTAGCTTTTACATTTCCCTCCCCCTCAGTATCTGCTAATTTTTCCAGATGTTTGTAGGGATTTTTCTCATAGTCCCTATAAAGTTTGTTCAGTCCAAGACTCCGGAGCCTTTCATTGGCCAGCCATTTAGTATAATCTTCAATGGTTTTTTCTGTGACTCCTAATATTTTCTTACCTATAATATGTTTACTCCACCTTATCTCCTGTTCCACAGCCACTTGAAACATCCCATAGATCTCCTCCTCACTGAAGTAATCTATATTTTCTTGTCTGATCTCATTTATCATATTTTGAAATAAGGCTACATGGGATAATTCGTCCCTGTTGATTAATTTTATAATATCAGAGGTTCCCATCATCTTATTCCTGCTGGCAAGCAGATAGAAGAAATTAAACCCATTATAGAAGTACAGGGATTCCAATAAGAAGTTGGCTACCAGTACCCTGGCAAAATTTTTATTGCTGGGAGTATCTATGAAATCCTGGTAGATCTTTGCTATATACTGATTTCTTTCAAACAACACCTCATCATCTCTCCACTTATCATATATAAGGTTTCTCTTTTCCCTGGGAAGGATACTCTCTATTATATATTGATAGGACTGGGAATGGATAGCTTCCTGATATGTCTGGATAGCTAAAATAAGATTTACCTCTGGAGCAGTAATGTAGTTTGAAATATTCGGTATATTGTTAGTTTGAATACTGTCCAGAAATACTAAAAATGACAATATCCCGTCATATGCATCTTTCTCCTCATCTACTAAACTGACATAATCATTTTTATCCTGGGTCAGATCTGTTTTTTCAGGGATCCAAAAATTTCCCATCATGGTCCTGTACAGGTTGTTTGCCCATTGATATTTAACATTGTTCAGGTTAAATATATTCGTTGTATCTCCCCCTATGATTTTTCTCTTATCCAAGCTGTCTGTCCCACAGGGGTTAAATATTTTTTTTCTATCCACTACAGCTTTCACACTCCTCTTTTTCCCTTACTATATTACTGTTTTTCTGAATAGTTCTGGTATAGTATATGGACTTACACTGGGTCTTCCACGCAGTCATTATAGTGTCGTATATATCTTTAGCCTTTATATCCTTATTCAGGTCATACAGTAATTCCATCGATACACCCTGGGTGATCCATCTGGAGATCTTACTCATCACGTGAACATATTCTTTGGGATCTATTTTTTTAGCTTCACTGTAAAACCAGGATCTGTCATTTAGATGTTTCACTACCCGGGGAACTGCACCTTTTTGATTTTTTTCAATAAAAAACCTGGAAAATACCGGGTTCACAGAAGCAGTAGCACCCATCAAGAGCGATGTAGACGTATTGGGAGCCACTGCTGTAAGTTCACCATTTCTAATCCCATAGGCAGCTACCATCTCAAATACCTCTGCCCATTCATTGGCTATCTCTGAGTTATCTATATAGTATTGTTTTTCCTTTCCAAAGAAAATACCTCTATCCCAGCTAGACCCGGAAAACAACTTATACTGTCCCCTCTCCCTGGCTAAAAGAGCACTTCCTTTGAGGGTATAGAGGGCAATCTTTTCAAATAATTTATCGACCTCTTCTGCCGACTCCTCATACATAAGATATCTGTAAGCCAGATAATCAGAGAGACCCATGGCTCCTACACCGACAGTTCTATACAGTTCATTGTGCCTGTCCGATTCCCTCAGGGGCGATTTTGTAAGCTCGATTGTATTGTCCAGGAGCCTTACAGCCAGAATACTGATCTCCTCCAACTCAATGTCTTCTATCTCTGCCAGGTTTAAAGAGAGTAAGTTGCAGGTATGTACTTCTCCCAGTGTATTTTTAGATATTCCTATATTATCTTCTCTCGTTGCGGTAAATTTTTTCGTAGGAGAGAAATTAGAAAAACTTTCCATACACAGGTTTCCATTACCTATCATCCCCCTATGGGGATTGTGATTCAGTCTGTTGGCCGTGTCTTTAAAAAATATATATGGCATACCTGTCTCGATCTGTGTCTTCATAATCTCCTTCAGGAGTTCACGGGCACTTATTTTTTTTACTATCTGCAGGCTTTCATCCTTTTCAAGGGTTCTATATATATCTTCGAATTCATCTCCATATAGTTCACACAGTTCAACATCATATTTTTTCCTTACCTCATAGGGATCAAACAGGGTCCAGTTTTGGTTTTCTTCCACCCTTTTCATGAACAGATCCGATACCACTACCTGGGGATATACATCATACGACTTCCCTCTCTGATCTCCATTCTCACTCTGGAGCTCTAAAAATTGTTCCATATCTATATGCCAGGTATCAAGGGCTACAGTCACAGCCCCTGCTCTCCTGCCCTGCTGGTTTACAGCCACTGCGGTGTCATTTATTATCTTTATCCACGGGATTACTCCTCCGCTGGCATTTAAATATCCATTAACGACCGATCCCTTCCCCCTGATTCTGGAAAGATTTACTCCTACTCCCCCGCCGTTTTTGCTTATTTTTGCTACGGAATCCACATTATAGAATATAGATTCTATATTATCATCTACAGCACTTATAAAGCAGGAAGCTAGATTTCCATTTGGAACCCTGAGGTTGGCCAAAATTGGTGTTGCCAGGGATATCTTTTTTTGTGACAAGACATCATAGAACTTCTTTACCTTTTCCACTCTGTCTTTTTTTTCATTGAGGGAGAGCATCATAGAGACAGCCATGAATACCTCTTGGGGCAGTTCCCATACTTCTCCCCTGTATTTTGTTAGATATCTGTTTACAAACATATTGGCTCCAGCATAGTCATAGTTCATATCCCTGTCCGGGACCATGTGTTTATTTAACTCATTAATTTCTTTTTCTGTGTAGTCTAATAACCTGTTGTCATATAGATCATTTTTGCATAGATCGGTTATGGTCTTATAAAAATCATTATATGCATATCCCCTGCCATGATATACTTCCCTTTCAATCTCCATCATCAGGAGTCTGCCCCCGACATTTGTCCAATGGCTGGATTCAAAGTTTGTCATAGATACAGTCAGGTTGATGAGAGATTCCTGGATCCTTTTAGTTGTGATATTTTCCTGGTAGATAGTATCTATATGGCTTTCTAATTCCACCATATTTATATCCAGCCCCTCACAGCCTTTAATCAGTTT comes from Psychrilyobacter piezotolerans and encodes:
- the pflB gene encoding formate C-acetyltransferase encodes the protein MSNYLNNFKGDLWKEEINVRDFIQSNYTPYEGGDEFLAGATDNSKKLWDKLTEMFKVEIEKGVYDAETKMPSDVAAYGAGYIEKDLESIVGLQTDAPLKRAMFPKGGLRTVQNALESYGYEMDPVTAEFFKNNRITHNDGVFSAYTDDIKAARRSGIITGLPDAYGRGRIIGDYRRVALYGVDRLIEDKIAQKESLNTNEMTEDIIRSREEVAQQIASLKALIKMCNAYGFDVSKPATNAKEAIQWTYFAYLAATKHQDGAAMSLGRVSTFLDIYIEKDIAEGIITEEEAQEYIDQFVMKLRIVRFLRPPAYNELFSGDPTWITESIGGMGVDGRTLVTRTSFRTLNTLYNLGAAPEPNLTVLWSPSLPENFKEFCAKVSMDTSSLQYENDDLMRNQFGDDYGIACCVSPMKIGKGMQFFGARVNLPKALLYAINGGKDEKSGVQVGPQFAPITSEYLDFDEVMEKFDQSMEWLSKVYGKALNIIHYMHDKYAYEAFQMSLHDLEIDRTQAHGIAGISIVADSLAAIKNAKVKVIRNEEGLAVDYEIEGDYTPFGNNDDETDELAIMITKNFMNKIRTHHMYRGARPTQSLLTITSNVVYGKKTGNTPDGRRAGEPFGPGANPMHGRDRRGAIAAMSSVAKLPFEHANDGISYTFAITPGALGKDDSIRRNNLISLMDGYFSPTGGQHLNVNVFDRSLLEDAMERPELYPQLTIRVSGYAVNFVRLTKEQQLDVIRRTINSTM
- a CDS encoding ribonucleotide-diphosphate reductase subunit beta, coding for MDRKKIFNPCGTDSLDKRKIIGGDTTNIFNLNNVKYQWANNLYRTMMGNFWIPEKTDLTQDKNDYVSLVDEEKDAYDGILSFLVFLDSIQTNNIPNISNYITAPEVNLILAIQTYQEAIHSQSYQYIIESILPREKRNLIYDKWRDDEVLFERNQYIAKIYQDFIDTPSNKNFARVLVANFLLESLYFYNGFNFFYLLASRNKMMGTSDIIKLINRDELSHVALFQNMINEIRQENIDYFSEEEIYGMFQVAVEQEIRWSKHIIGKKILGVTEKTIEDYTKWLANERLRSLGLNKLYRDYEKNPYKHLEKLADTEGEGNVKANFFEGNVTSYNMSSSIEGWDEL
- a CDS encoding ribonucleoside-diphosphate reductase subunit alpha, which gives rise to MNRMVINRDGVREPIDVDKIREKLIKGCEGLDINMVELESHIDTIYQENITTKRIQESLINLTVSMTNFESSHWTNVGGRLLMMEIEREVYHGRGYAYNDFYKTITDLCKNDLYDNRLLDYTEKEINELNKHMVPDRDMNYDYAGANMFVNRYLTKYRGEVWELPQEVFMAVSMMLSLNEKKDRVEKVKKFYDVLSQKKISLATPILANLRVPNGNLASCFISAVDDNIESIFYNVDSVAKISKNGGGVGVNLSRIRGKGSVVNGYLNASGGVIPWIKIINDTAVAVNQQGRRAGAVTVALDTWHIDMEQFLELQSENGDQRGKSYDVYPQVVVSDLFMKRVEENQNWTLFDPYEVRKKYDVELCELYGDEFEDIYRTLEKDESLQIVKKISARELLKEIMKTQIETGMPYIFFKDTANRLNHNPHRGMIGNGNLCMESFSNFSPTKKFTATREDNIGISKNTLGEVHTCNLLSLNLAEIEDIELEEISILAVRLLDNTIELTKSPLRESDRHNELYRTVGVGAMGLSDYLAYRYLMYEESAEEVDKLFEKIALYTLKGSALLARERGQYKLFSGSSWDRGIFFGKEKQYYIDNSEIANEWAEVFEMVAAYGIRNGELTAVAPNTSTSLLMGATASVNPVFSRFFIEKNQKGAVPRVVKHLNDRSWFYSEAKKIDPKEYVHVMSKISRWITQGVSMELLYDLNKDIKAKDIYDTIMTAWKTQCKSIYYTRTIQKNSNIVREKEECESCSG